The following are encoded together in the Actinobacillus lignieresii genome:
- the yggU gene encoding DUF167 family protein YggU: protein MEAVERIENPYGIRLRIFLQPKASRDQIVGLHDNELKIAITAPPVDGAANAHLLKYLSKLFKVPKSSIVLEKGELQRHKQLFVPEPKLIPKEIETLFNKGT from the coding sequence ATGGAAGCGGTAGAACGTATTGAAAATCCGTACGGTATCCGCCTGCGGATTTTTTTACAGCCGAAGGCAAGTCGTGATCAAATTGTCGGCTTACACGATAACGAACTCAAAATTGCGATTACTGCACCGCCGGTCGATGGCGCAGCGAATGCACATTTGCTGAAATATTTGAGTAAGTTATTTAAAGTGCCTAAAAGCAGTATTGTGTTGGAAAAAGGCGAATTACAACGACATAAACAATTGTTTGTGCCGGAGCCGAAATTAATTCCAAAGGAAATTGAAACTTTGTTTAATAAAGGAACATAG
- a CDS encoding YggT family protein, whose amino-acid sequence MEFLAPVLSIIIGFFSFVLILRTWLQFCRVDPYMPLSQSLLRLTSPLVNPVGKVIPTVKNINFAALLIALLLLALEKFILGVPVAMAVLAGLLGVVKTFGQILFFTTLIRALMSWVTRGDHPLDYMVAQITEPVLGFIRKLLPRTGMLDFSVMVLGFGLILLNNLFYRIFGVLWAIA is encoded by the coding sequence ATGGAATTTCTAGCCCCTGTTCTTTCAATCATTATCGGCTTTTTTAGCTTCGTATTAATTTTGCGTACTTGGCTGCAATTCTGCCGAGTCGATCCTTATATGCCGTTATCCCAATCGCTTTTACGTCTTACTTCACCTCTAGTGAATCCGGTCGGTAAAGTGATTCCGACCGTAAAAAACATTAATTTTGCCGCCTTACTGATTGCATTGTTGTTACTTGCATTAGAGAAATTTATTTTAGGCGTACCGGTTGCCATGGCTGTATTAGCCGGCTTATTGGGTGTGGTAAAAACCTTCGGTCAGATTTTGTTTTTCACCACCTTAATTCGTGCTTTAATGAGTTGGGTTACCCGTGGCGATCATCCGTTAGATTATATGGTGGCGCAAATTACCGAGCCGGTATTAGGCTTTATCCGTAAATTATTACCGCGTACCGGTATGTTAGATTTTTCGGTGATGGTACTCGGTTTCGGCTTAATTCTGCTCAATAACCTTTTCTATCGCATATTCGGCGTACTTTGGGCCATCGCTTAA
- a CDS encoding YggL family protein yields MAIQRNARQRKKMHLAEFQELGFLVKFQFAENTGIDQIDLTVDRFIAEVIKPNGLAYEGSGYLHWEGLVCLEKLGKCDESHQQLVKTWLENNGLTQVEVSDLFDIWWDYPVQG; encoded by the coding sequence ATGGCTATTCAACGTAATGCGCGTCAGCGTAAAAAAATGCACTTGGCAGAATTCCAAGAATTAGGCTTCTTAGTAAAATTCCAATTCGCAGAAAACACAGGCATTGATCAAATTGATTTAACAGTTGATCGTTTCATCGCAGAAGTGATTAAGCCGAACGGTTTAGCTTATGAAGGCAGCGGTTACTTACATTGGGAAGGTTTAGTTTGCTTAGAAAAATTAGGCAAATGTGATGAATCTCACCAACAATTAGTAAAAACTTGGTTAGAAAACAATGGCTTAACTCAAGTTGAAGTCAGCGATTTATTCGACATTTGGTGGGACTACCCGGTTCAAGGCTAA
- the trmB gene encoding tRNA (guanosine(46)-N7)-methyltransferase TrmB, producing MSEKQTFADKKRKTVEQAEFTEDGRYLRKVRSFVLRTGRLSDYQRDMMNNNWANLGLDYQNTPFNFEQIFGNNNPVVLEIGFGMGRSLVEMAKQNPDRNYIGIEVHTPGVGACIAYALEKGVKNLRVICHDATEILRDAIADGSLGGLQLYFPDPWQKAKHHKRRIVQPEFITRVLTKLGDNGFIHFATDWENYAEHMLEVLRQFDKELRNTSETNDFIPRPDFRPLTKFEERGHRLGHGVWDLYFVKQA from the coding sequence ATGTCAGAAAAACAAACTTTTGCAGATAAAAAACGTAAAACGGTAGAACAAGCCGAATTCACCGAAGACGGTCGCTATCTTCGTAAAGTACGTAGTTTCGTATTGCGTACCGGACGTTTGAGCGATTACCAACGTGATATGATGAATAATAACTGGGCGAATCTCGGTTTGGATTATCAAAACACGCCGTTTAATTTTGAGCAGATCTTCGGTAACAACAATCCGGTAGTGTTAGAAATCGGCTTTGGTATGGGGCGTTCGTTAGTTGAAATGGCGAAGCAAAATCCGGATCGTAACTACATCGGGATTGAAGTACATACGCCGGGTGTCGGCGCTTGTATCGCTTATGCATTGGAAAAAGGCGTAAAAAACTTACGTGTGATTTGCCATGACGCAACGGAAATTTTACGTGATGCGATTGCTGACGGTTCACTTGGCGGTTTACAACTTTATTTCCCGGATCCGTGGCAAAAAGCGAAACACCATAAACGCCGGATCGTACAGCCGGAATTTATCACTCGAGTACTCACTAAATTAGGCGATAACGGTTTTATCCATTTCGCAACCGACTGGGAAAACTACGCAGAACATATGTTGGAAGTGTTACGTCAATTCGATAAAGAACTACGCAATACTTCAGAAACTAACGATTTTATTCCACGCCCGGATTTCCGTCCTTTAACCAAGTTTGAAGAACGTGGTCATCGCCTTGGACACGGTGTGTGGGACTTATATTTCGTTAAACAAGCATAA
- a CDS encoding beta-ketoacyl-ACP synthase III codes for MYSKILATGSYLPAQIRTNADLEKMVDTSDEWIFTRSGMKERRIAAADETVATMGAQAAKNALEIANIDHNEIDLIVVGTTTNSHAYPSAACQIQGMLDIQDAIAFDVAAACTGFVYALSVADQFVRSGKVKKALVIGSDLNSRALDETDRSTVVLFGDGAGAVVLEASEEQGIISTHLHSSSDSEYMLALPAQKRGDERSGFIQMQGNATFKLAVGQLSSVVEETLEENNLQKSDLDWLVPHQANIRIIAATAKKLEMDMSQVVLTVEKYGNNSAATVPVALDEAVRDGRIQRGQLLLLEAFGGGWTWGSALVRF; via the coding sequence ATGTACAGCAAAATTCTAGCAACGGGTAGTTATTTACCCGCTCAAATTCGTACTAATGCTGATTTAGAAAAAATGGTCGATACTAGCGATGAGTGGATTTTTACTCGTTCCGGTATGAAAGAGCGTCGTATTGCCGCCGCAGATGAAACGGTTGCGACAATGGGCGCGCAAGCGGCTAAAAATGCACTGGAAATAGCGAATATCGATCACAATGAAATTGATCTGATTGTTGTGGGAACTACAACCAACTCTCACGCCTATCCGAGTGCGGCTTGCCAAATTCAAGGTATGTTAGATATCCAAGATGCGATTGCGTTTGACGTTGCCGCCGCTTGTACCGGTTTTGTGTATGCGTTAAGTGTTGCCGATCAGTTTGTACGTAGCGGCAAAGTAAAAAAAGCGTTGGTCATCGGTTCGGATTTAAATTCTCGCGCATTGGATGAAACCGATCGCAGTACCGTTGTGTTATTCGGTGACGGAGCCGGTGCGGTCGTTCTTGAAGCCAGCGAAGAACAAGGTATTATTTCAACGCATTTACATTCGTCTTCCGATAGTGAGTATATGCTTGCTTTACCGGCACAAAAACGTGGTGACGAGCGATCCGGCTTTATTCAAATGCAAGGCAATGCAACCTTTAAACTTGCGGTAGGACAGCTCTCAAGCGTGGTGGAAGAAACTCTTGAAGAGAATAACTTACAAAAATCGGATTTAGACTGGTTGGTGCCGCATCAAGCGAATATCCGTATTATTGCGGCAACCGCGAAAAAACTTGAAATGGATATGTCGCAAGTGGTGCTTACCGTCGAGAAATACGGTAATAACAGTGCGGCGACCGTGCCTGTTGCATTAGATGAAGCGGTACGTGACGGACGTATTCAACGCGGTCAATTATTGCTGCTTGAAGCCTTTGGCGGCGGCTGGACTTGGGGTTCCGCTCTTGTTCGTTTTTAA
- the plsX gene encoding phosphate acyltransferase PlsX: MNRLTLALDVMGGDFGPRITIPALSLALEKNPMLSFVLFGDQSQCSPLLNSLPATQQQRITFVHTSRIIAADIPFTQALRQSKGSSMRLALEAVARGEVQGCVSGGNTGALMGLAKLLIKPLPNIERPALTTLIPSMNGKSSVMLDLGANVEADSQLLCQFAEMGNIFAEVMLDLVHPRLALLNIGTEENKGNQIIRDTHQLLKQRYDLNYIGFIESDKLMNHFADVIICDGFSGNIALKALEGAAKNILSLLKKPTPDSHLCQTAKRYLLRAIFYRYYRKLQQINPDRHNGATLLGLSSVVVKSHGGAGVNAYFYAIDHAIGQIRSGIPDKISQGLNRLHQNL, from the coding sequence TTGAATCGTCTAACCCTTGCGTTAGATGTGATGGGCGGGGACTTTGGTCCCCGTATTACTATCCCGGCATTATCTTTAGCATTGGAAAAGAATCCAATGTTATCTTTTGTTCTATTCGGCGATCAGAGCCAATGTTCCCCATTACTTAATTCTCTTCCGGCAACACAGCAACAACGAATTACTTTTGTGCATACTTCTCGTATTATCGCGGCGGATATTCCTTTTACGCAAGCGTTACGTCAGAGTAAAGGCAGTTCTATGAGACTGGCGTTAGAAGCCGTAGCGAGAGGAGAGGTGCAAGGTTGTGTAAGCGGAGGAAATACCGGAGCATTGATGGGCTTAGCTAAATTACTGATAAAGCCTTTGCCGAATATTGAACGTCCCGCATTGACAACCTTAATTCCCAGTATGAACGGCAAATCGAGCGTGATGTTGGATCTCGGTGCCAATGTGGAAGCTGACAGTCAATTATTATGTCAATTTGCGGAAATGGGTAATATTTTTGCCGAAGTGATGTTGGATTTGGTTCATCCTCGCTTGGCATTATTAAATATCGGTACCGAAGAGAATAAAGGTAATCAAATTATTCGTGATACGCATCAGCTGCTTAAGCAACGGTATGATTTAAACTATATCGGCTTTATTGAAAGCGATAAGTTGATGAATCATTTTGCGGATGTGATTATTTGTGACGGTTTTAGCGGTAATATCGCCTTAAAAGCTTTGGAAGGTGCGGCTAAAAATATTCTTTCGTTATTAAAAAAGCCGACGCCCGATTCTCATCTTTGCCAAACGGCCAAACGTTATTTATTACGTGCGATTTTCTATCGTTATTACCGAAAATTACAGCAAATCAATCCGGATCGTCATAACGGCGCAACTTTACTCGGATTATCTTCGGTTGTGGTAAAAAGCCATGGCGGAGCAGGGGTAAATGCATATTTTTATGCGATAGATCACGCAATCGGGCAGATTCGGAGCGGAATTCCTGATAAAATTTCACAAGGTTTAAACAGATTACATCAAAATTTATAG
- the rpmF gene encoding 50S ribosomal protein L32: MAVQQNKKSRSRRDMRRSHDALTTAAVSVDKTTGETHLRHHVTADGYYRGRKVINK, encoded by the coding sequence ATGGCTGTTCAACAAAATAAAAAATCTCGTTCACGTCGTGATATGCGTCGTTCACATGATGCATTAACAACAGCAGCAGTTTCAGTAGATAAAACAACTGGTGAAACTCACTTACGTCACCATGTAACTGCTGACGGTTACTACCGTGGTCGTAAAGTAATCAACAAATAA
- the yceD gene encoding 23S rRNA accumulation protein YceD yields MQKVKLPLTIDPYKDAQRRMDYEGYISRSLLNRLGESVSNVLSDAQVTLSLYIDPQRLTVIKGTATVEVEFDCQRCGNPFTQTLDCSFCFSPVSNMDQADNLPEIYEPIEVNEFGEVNLLDMIEDEFIIELPLVPMHSEEHCEVSVSEQVFGELPEELAKKPNPFAVLANLKKN; encoded by the coding sequence ATGCAAAAGGTAAAACTACCCCTCACCATTGACCCATATAAAGACGCTCAGCGTCGAATGGATTACGAAGGCTACATCTCACGTAGTCTGCTTAATCGTTTGGGTGAATCTGTGAGCAATGTGCTAAGCGATGCACAAGTTACTCTCTCGTTATATATCGATCCGCAACGCTTAACCGTTATTAAAGGTACGGCGACAGTGGAAGTGGAATTCGATTGCCAACGATGCGGTAACCCGTTTACACAAACGCTTGACTGTTCGTTTTGTTTCAGTCCAGTGTCCAATATGGATCAGGCGGACAATTTGCCCGAAATTTATGAACCAATCGAAGTAAACGAGTTCGGTGAAGTAAATTTACTAGATATGATTGAAGATGAATTTATCATCGAATTGCCTCTAGTCCCGATGCATAGTGAAGAACACTGTGAAGTGTCCGTGAGTGAACAGGTGTTTGGCGAATTGCCTGAAGAATTGGCGAAAAAACCTAACCCGTTCGCTGTATTAGCTAATTTAAAGAAAAACTAG
- a CDS encoding cytochrome C assembly family protein — MLFAILAMLAYAAALLWVTPTLANLENQTGDKKPNLKAVFGFGLLAVFFHAINLSQELVLSEGGQNFSLSNVNSMMSLLLTAVATLALPRWKTIWFPLMVVYTFGICSVAASAFASGNFIKNIAQNTGLIFHLGIAIFSYALFFLALIYAFQLKWLDNKLKSKKAVFCSMLPPLMTVERHFFTLTLAAQALLTITLISGMIYLHNFFAPEQIHKAIFSFLAWIVYNIQLLGQWKFRWRGNRVLIYSILGTMLLTVGYFGSHMI, encoded by the coding sequence ATGTTATTTGCGATTTTAGCAATGCTGGCTTATGCTGCCGCATTATTATGGGTTACCCCCACACTCGCCAATTTAGAAAACCAAACCGGTGATAAAAAACCGAATCTTAAAGCGGTTTTTGGATTCGGCTTACTTGCCGTATTCTTTCACGCAATCAATTTATCGCAAGAATTGGTGCTGAGCGAGGGCGGTCAGAATTTCTCACTTTCTAACGTAAACTCAATGATGAGCTTATTGCTGACGGCTGTCGCAACACTTGCCTTACCGCGTTGGAAAACCATTTGGTTTCCGTTAATGGTGGTTTATACCTTCGGCATTTGTAGCGTAGCGGCATCCGCCTTTGCCAGCGGTAACTTTATTAAAAATATTGCGCAAAATACCGGTCTGATTTTCCATTTAGGTATTGCGATTTTTTCCTACGCACTCTTTTTCTTAGCGTTAATTTATGCGTTCCAATTAAAATGGTTGGATAATAAACTGAAAAGCAAAAAAGCCGTGTTTTGCAGTATGTTACCGCCGTTAATGACGGTAGAACGCCACTTTTTTACGCTGACGTTAGCCGCTCAAGCGTTATTAACGATAACCCTGATTTCGGGAATGATTTATTTACATAACTTTTTCGCACCGGAACAAATCCATAAGGCAATATTTTCTTTCCTTGCTTGGATTGTTTACAACATCCAACTTTTAGGGCAATGGAAATTCCGTTGGCGTGGAAATCGGGTGCTAATTTATTCGATTTTAGGTACAATGTTATTGACCGTCGGTTATTTCGGTAGTCATATGATCTAA
- a CDS encoding HlyC/CorC family transporter has translation MDSIPLSTLFISLAILLFLSAFFSSSETGLMSLNRYKMRHLAESGHKGAKLAEKLLNKTDVLLSLILICNNLVNIAASAIATMIGMRLAGDAGVAIATGALTFVMLVFSEILPKTIAAIYPEKIGFFASYILTPLKKLLMPLVFLMNLIISGLMKLLRVKKDENKGLSAEELRGVVLEAGKFIPTGHQEMLISILDMEKVTVEDIMVPRNDIGSIDIDDDWKSIMRQLNHAAHARVVLYKGNMDKNIIGMLRVREAFRLLLEKDEPSKETLIRAVDEVYFIPEGTPLTTQLMNFKSNKERIGLVVDEYGDIKGLVTLEDILEEIVGEFTTSTAPTIEEVKPQSDGSVIIEGSANLRDLNKLFDWNLPVDEARTFNGLILEHLEKIPDEDTQFSLYNLKITILEVSDNMVKQAKVEPMQD, from the coding sequence TTGGACAGTATTCCCCTGAGTACTCTTTTTATTTCACTCGCAATTCTCTTATTCCTTTCTGCGTTTTTCTCAAGTTCCGAAACGGGACTAATGTCGCTCAACCGCTATAAAATGCGCCACCTTGCCGAAAGCGGTCATAAAGGGGCGAAACTTGCGGAGAAACTCCTTAACAAAACGGATGTTTTACTTAGTCTTATCCTTATTTGTAATAACTTAGTCAATATCGCCGCCTCCGCGATTGCTACCATGATCGGTATGCGTTTAGCCGGCGATGCCGGTGTGGCGATTGCCACCGGTGCGCTGACTTTTGTGATGCTGGTTTTCTCGGAAATTCTGCCTAAAACCATTGCGGCGATTTATCCGGAAAAAATCGGCTTTTTCGCCAGTTATATCTTAACGCCGTTAAAAAAATTATTAATGCCGCTTGTGTTCTTGATGAATTTAATCATCAGCGGCTTAATGAAATTATTACGCGTTAAAAAAGATGAAAATAAAGGACTGAGTGCGGAAGAATTACGCGGTGTGGTTTTAGAAGCCGGAAAATTTATTCCGACCGGGCACCAAGAAATGCTAATTTCCATTTTAGATATGGAGAAAGTGACGGTTGAAGATATTATGGTGCCGCGTAACGATATCGGTAGCATTGATATTGATGACGATTGGAAATCGATTATGCGCCAACTTAACCACGCCGCTCACGCCCGAGTCGTGCTTTATAAAGGTAATATGGATAAAAACATCATCGGTATGCTGCGCGTACGAGAGGCGTTCCGTTTACTTTTAGAAAAAGACGAGCCGAGTAAAGAAACGCTGATTCGAGCGGTTGATGAAGTTTATTTCATTCCCGAAGGGACACCTTTAACCACCCAATTAATGAATTTCAAAAGTAATAAAGAACGTATCGGTTTAGTGGTGGACGAATACGGGGATATTAAAGGCTTAGTCACCTTGGAAGACATTCTTGAAGAAATCGTCGGCGAATTTACTACCTCGACCGCACCGACGATAGAAGAAGTCAAACCGCAGTCCGACGGTTCGGTGATTATTGAAGGTTCGGCAAATTTACGCGATCTGAATAAGCTATTTGATTGGAATCTGCCCGTTGATGAAGCCAGAACCTTTAACGGATTGATTCTGGAACATTTAGAGAAAATTCCGGACGAAGATACTCAGTTTAGCTTATATAACCTGAAAATAACGATTCTTGAAGTGAGCGATAATATGGTTAAACAAGCGAAAGTCGAGCCTATGCAAGATTAA
- a CDS encoding sodium-dependent transporter, whose product MSSNTTSTVKRATFSGRNAFIIAAIGSAVGLGNIWRFPYTTYENGGGAFIIPYIVALLTAGIPLLFLDFAIGHRHRAAAPLSFRRLNQHFEVFGWWQVLVNVIIGIYYAVVLGWAAVYTYFSLTKAWGDKPVDFFVGEFLKMGDIANGISFDFVGMVVGPLIAVWIIALIVLALGVEKGIAKTSSILMPVLVVMFIILVISSLFLPGATKGLDALFTPNWEKLADPSVWIAAYGQIFFSLSICFGIMITYSSYLKKDSDLTGTGMVVGFANSSFEVLAGIGVFAALGFMASASGQEVSEVAKGGIGLAFFAFPTIINEAPMGTLLGVLFFGSLTFAALTSFISVIEVIIAAVQDKLKLGRIASTFTVGLPMMLVSVILFGTTTGLPMLDVMDKFVNNFGIVAVAFVSLVAIIAKGKLSTLGHHINKTSSLKVGTLWRLCVIITTGVLAFMLFSEIIKVVHEGYEGYPSWFINIFGWGMAISLVLVAFLLSRLKWKNEAEFKLEQ is encoded by the coding sequence ATGTCTTCCAACACTACATCTACCGTAAAACGCGCTACATTTTCCGGTCGAAACGCCTTTATCATTGCCGCAATCGGATCTGCGGTCGGCTTAGGTAATATTTGGCGATTCCCCTACACGACTTATGAAAACGGCGGCGGTGCATTTATTATTCCTTATATCGTTGCGCTTTTAACCGCCGGTATTCCGTTATTATTTTTAGATTTTGCAATTGGGCATCGCCATCGTGCGGCGGCTCCGCTTTCTTTCCGCCGCTTAAATCAACACTTTGAAGTTTTCGGCTGGTGGCAAGTTTTAGTCAATGTCATCATCGGTATTTACTATGCCGTCGTCCTTGGTTGGGCAGCGGTTTACACCTATTTCTCTCTTACAAAAGCTTGGGGAGATAAACCGGTTGATTTCTTTGTCGGCGAATTTCTTAAAATGGGGGATATTGCTAACGGTATCAGCTTTGATTTTGTCGGTATGGTTGTCGGCCCGCTTATCGCCGTATGGATTATCGCCTTAATCGTATTGGCGTTAGGGGTGGAAAAAGGAATTGCGAAAACATCAAGTATTTTAATGCCGGTTTTAGTCGTGATGTTTATTATCTTGGTGATTTCATCCTTATTCTTACCGGGAGCGACCAAAGGTCTGGATGCACTATTTACTCCGAATTGGGAAAAATTAGCGGATCCTAGCGTATGGATTGCCGCATACGGTCAGATCTTCTTTTCGCTCTCCATTTGCTTCGGTATTATGATTACTTATTCATCTTACTTGAAAAAGGACTCTGATCTTACCGGCACCGGTATGGTGGTAGGGTTTGCCAACTCCAGTTTTGAGGTATTGGCAGGAATCGGGGTATTCGCCGCTTTAGGCTTTATGGCGTCCGCATCCGGTCAAGAAGTTAGTGAAGTCGCAAAAGGCGGTATCGGCTTGGCCTTCTTCGCCTTCCCGACTATCATCAACGAAGCGCCAATGGGAACCTTACTCGGCGTATTATTCTTCGGTTCATTAACTTTTGCCGCTTTAACCTCATTTATCTCGGTAATTGAAGTGATTATTGCAGCGGTTCAAGATAAATTAAAATTAGGACGTATTGCTTCAACCTTTACGGTCGGTTTACCTATGATGTTGGTGTCCGTTATCTTGTTCGGTACCACAACGGGGTTACCGATGTTGGATGTAATGGATAAATTCGTGAACAACTTCGGGATCGTAGCGGTTGCATTCGTTTCGTTAGTGGCAATTATTGCCAAAGGTAAGCTAAGTACGCTCGGACATCATATTAATAAAACCTCTTCGCTCAAAGTCGGCACACTATGGCGTTTATGCGTCATTATCACTACCGGTGTATTGGCATTTATGTTATTCAGCGAAATTATTAAAGTCGTTCATGAGGGCTATGAAGGCTATCCGAGCTGGTTTATTAATATTTTCGGTTGGGGAATGGCAATCAGCTTAGTCCTAGTCGCCTTCTTACTCTCTCGGTTAAAATGGAAAAATGAAGCCGAATTTAAATTAGAACAATAA
- a CDS encoding methionine/alanine import family NSS transporter small subunit, producing MSTSAIIMMCIALIIIWGGLVLAVKRLPKE from the coding sequence ATGAGTACTTCAGCAATTATTATGATGTGCATCGCACTAATCATCATCTGGGGCGGATTGGTTCTCGCCGTAAAACGACTACCGAAAGAATAA